A part of Leptospira wolffii serovar Khorat str. Khorat-H2 genomic DNA contains:
- a CDS encoding DUF1292 domain-containing protein yields the protein MLESYEKDTESQEHEELGDEVLHLLDEDGNPYSFLIGEVVELDESQYFLLIPSTDEERDWVNLDVGFLKGEESFGYFAVKIEADEFGEDRLVEVTDPRELEDLLYELNSDVV from the coding sequence ATGCTCGAATCTTACGAGAAGGACACGGAATCCCAGGAGCACGAGGAACTTGGGGACGAGGTTTTGCATCTCCTGGACGAGGACGGGAATCCTTATTCCTTTCTAATAGGCGAGGTTGTGGAACTGGATGAAAGCCAGTACTTTCTCCTGATCCCTTCTACGGATGAAGAGAGAGATTGGGTGAATCTGGATGTGGGATTTCTGAAGGGAGAGGAAAGCTTCGGTTATTTTGCGGTGAAGATCGAGGCGGACGAATTCGGAGAAGACCGTTTGGTGGAGGTTACCGATCCTAGAGAACTGGAGGATCTATTATACGAACTCAACTCGGACGTAGTCTAA
- a CDS encoding ABC transporter permease, giving the protein MSAIGLYVLLLVLGLLFFPAPTKVDLKESFLSPSWGHPFGKDRLGRDVFSMFAYGSVATFLFAVPARILTLALASAIGLVSYSNTIIKNNIISPLSSVFVSLPSLLLALLVVQVFGSGPIPLFLAIVLGDWAQSYETIRAKIEEVSGSGYVLAATCFGASRSYIFRKHLLPQTFRILGILLTTGLPSVVMTLAIFGFLGISSGSEIFGPGLGEQIAFSKDYAESAPWALVFPTLGILGLVFSVGGKS; this is encoded by the coding sequence ATGTCCGCAATCGGTCTCTACGTCTTATTGCTCGTATTAGGACTGTTATTTTTTCCCGCTCCTACTAAGGTGGATCTGAAAGAATCCTTCTTGTCCCCTTCCTGGGGCCATCCGTTCGGCAAGGATAGACTCGGCCGGGACGTTTTCTCCATGTTCGCTTACGGATCCGTGGCCACGTTTCTTTTCGCGGTCCCAGCGAGAATTTTGACTCTCGCCTTGGCATCCGCAATCGGTCTCGTTTCCTATTCAAATACTATAATTAAGAATAATATAATATCCCCGCTTTCTTCGGTATTCGTTTCTCTTCCGTCGCTTCTTTTGGCGCTTCTAGTCGTTCAGGTGTTCGGTTCCGGGCCTATTCCTTTGTTCCTTGCGATCGTGCTCGGAGATTGGGCCCAAAGTTACGAGACGATTCGCGCTAAGATAGAAGAAGTGAGCGGGAGCGGATATGTTCTCGCGGCAACCTGTTTCGGAGCGAGCCGATCTTATATCTTTCGTAAGCATTTGCTACCCCAGACTTTTCGGATACTAGGTATACTTTTGACGACGGGTCTACCCTCCGTTGTGATGACCCTCGCCATTTTCGGGTTTTTAGGGATCTCTTCCGGTTCGGAAATTTTCGGGCCCGGTTTGGGGGAACAGATCGCATTCTCCAAGGATTACGCAGAGAGCGCGCCGTGGGCATTGGTATTTCCGACTCTTGGAATTTTAGGCTTAGTATTCAGTGTGGGAGGAAAATCTTGA
- a CDS encoding motility protein A, protein MRSTILGLLAAFASVLVAILLEEAHILSFIKFSALILIIGGTFGATYASYSIEEFANLLVHMREAVFPKREFSLSDLFLDFAEKARKNGLLSLEDQLAAVPDAFLRKGIQLIVDGTDPRAVEEILFEAAEGLEEKEIRSAKILETAGGFSPTIGIIGTVMGLVSVLENLGAGTRALGEGIATAFIATFYGIAFANLAYFPLANRLRTWAFSRNRRRQAIIRGIIALQTGDNRRILVERMAPFLERS, encoded by the coding sequence ATGCGGTCCACGATCCTGGGTCTCCTTGCGGCATTTGCCTCCGTCCTAGTCGCCATTCTTCTGGAAGAAGCGCATATTCTCTCCTTTATCAAATTTTCCGCATTAATCCTGATTATAGGCGGTACCTTCGGGGCAACCTACGCCAGTTATTCTATCGAAGAATTTGCCAATCTTTTAGTTCATATGAGAGAGGCCGTATTTCCCAAAAGGGAATTTTCCCTTTCGGATCTGTTTCTGGATTTTGCGGAGAAGGCTCGTAAGAACGGACTACTATCCCTAGAGGACCAACTCGCAGCCGTGCCGGATGCGTTCTTACGAAAAGGGATCCAACTCATCGTGGACGGAACCGATCCAAGAGCTGTGGAGGAAATTCTTTTCGAAGCTGCGGAAGGATTGGAAGAAAAGGAAATTCGTTCTGCAAAGATCCTAGAGACTGCGGGAGGATTTTCTCCTACGATAGGCATCATAGGAACCGTCATGGGTCTTGTGAGCGTATTGGAAAATCTGGGTGCAGGAACAAGAGCCTTGGGCGAAGGGATAGCGACCGCTTTTATCGCCACTTTCTACGGGATCGCTTTTGCCAACCTGGCTTATTTTCCCCTCGCGAATCGACTGCGTACCTGGGCATTTTCCAGAAATCGTAGGAGGCAAGCGATCATCCGAGGAATCATCGCCTTACAAACGGGAGACAACCGTAGGATTCTTGTGGAAAGAATGGCTCCTTTCCTGGAAAGATCCTAA
- a CDS encoding cellulose synthase family protein: MLTVVTFLFLAIYALDILGLFFFGIHTYIMVYLYKKYNTNCDTDPSRNLSINDPELPIVTVQLPIFNEFYVVDRLIDSTIALRYPKDKLEIQVLDDSTDETIQKAAGLVAKYKAAGFDIHHLHRTNRVGHKAGALDEGMKVAKGDFIAIFDADFMPDPDFLLKTMAYFDDPQIGMVQARWGHINADYNILTKAQSFGIDGHFMIEQVARNGSKLWMNFNGTAGTWRKKTIEDAGGWEHDTLTEDFDLSYRAELRGWKFRYFKDVVCPAEIPAMMSAYKSQQFRWCKGSIQTAVKLLPRIWKADLPWKTKAEAVTHLINYSVHPLMIVNILFSAPLLLMEYWSGFSFYDLPLEVLSGTAAILSIGSVGPLFFYAYSQKTLYKDWKKRLVYLPILIMIGTGIAIVNTRAWLEAVLGIQSSFKRTPKLRIEKNSDSLKERLKYTVPLDFHVVLEFLLGCYCIFSVALSFFVGRPYIVGFLLIYGIGFFFVSFKSFQEASWKYKEARNTAPEEIPQEA, encoded by the coding sequence ATGCTCACTGTGGTCACTTTCCTTTTTCTAGCGATTTACGCCTTGGATATCCTGGGGTTATTCTTCTTCGGGATACACACGTATATTATGGTGTACTTGTATAAGAAGTACAATACGAATTGCGATACCGACCCCAGCAGAAATCTTTCCATCAACGACCCGGAACTTCCGATCGTCACAGTGCAGCTTCCCATTTTCAACGAATTCTACGTAGTGGATCGTCTGATCGATTCCACAATCGCTCTGCGTTATCCGAAAGACAAATTGGAGATCCAGGTTCTGGACGACTCCACGGACGAAACCATCCAAAAGGCAGCCGGACTCGTGGCTAAATACAAGGCCGCAGGCTTCGATATCCATCATTTGCATAGAACTAATCGCGTAGGTCACAAGGCCGGAGCCCTGGACGAAGGGATGAAAGTTGCCAAAGGCGATTTCATCGCTATTTTCGATGCGGACTTCATGCCGGATCCGGATTTTCTTCTTAAAACCATGGCTTATTTCGACGATCCGCAAATCGGTATGGTCCAGGCTCGTTGGGGTCATATCAACGCGGATTATAATATTCTCACCAAGGCCCAAAGCTTCGGGATCGACGGTCACTTCATGATAGAGCAGGTGGCCAGAAACGGCTCCAAGCTTTGGATGAATTTCAACGGAACCGCCGGCACCTGGAGAAAGAAAACCATCGAGGATGCCGGAGGTTGGGAACACGATACTCTTACCGAGGACTTCGATCTTTCCTACCGCGCCGAGTTGAGAGGCTGGAAATTCCGTTATTTTAAAGACGTGGTATGTCCTGCAGAGATTCCTGCAATGATGTCCGCCTACAAATCCCAACAATTCCGTTGGTGCAAGGGTTCCATCCAAACTGCGGTGAAACTTCTTCCTCGCATCTGGAAAGCGGATCTACCTTGGAAAACCAAGGCAGAGGCGGTAACCCACCTAATCAATTATTCCGTTCACCCTCTCATGATCGTGAACATTCTATTCAGCGCCCCTCTCTTACTTATGGAATACTGGTCCGGGTTTAGTTTCTACGATCTTCCTTTGGAAGTATTGTCCGGAACTGCGGCGATTCTTTCCATAGGATCCGTTGGACCCCTTTTCTTTTACGCATATTCTCAGAAAACCTTGTATAAGGATTGGAAAAAGCGTCTGGTCTATCTGCCTATCTTGATCATGATCGGAACCGGGATTGCAATCGTTAATACCCGCGCTTGGTTGGAAGCCGTTTTAGGAATCCAATCCTCTTTCAAGAGAACTCCGAAATTGAGAATCGAGAAAAACTCCGATTCTTTGAAAGAAAGACTGAAATACACCGTTCCTTTGGATTTTCACGTGGTGTTGGAATTCCTACTGGGATGCTATTGTATCTTCTCCGTAGCTCTTTCCTTCTTTGTCGGACGCCCTTATATCGTGGGATTCTTACTGATCTACGGAATCGGTTTCTTCTTCGTTTCCTTCAAATCCTTCCAGGAAGCCTCTTGGAAATACAAGGAAGCTCGGAATACTGCTCCGGAAGAGATTCCCCAAGAAGCCTAA
- a CDS encoding potassium/proton antiporter codes for MDLLNLTFEFQILALSSLIILSIGLLRVSTKFGVPSLLIFLTIGMLAGSDGILNIWFNDADLTRKIGSIALAFILFSGGLETDWEKVRPILWKGISLGTVGVLLTCVFVGLFSTFILGFDPIIGFLLGAVVSSTDAAAVFNVLRTSNTGMRKGLTSLLELESGSNDPLAVLLTVSVLSFVGSNAPSWEILAWEIFQQFSIGILLGLLLGYWIYRGMNRIKLDYEGLYPVLLSASVLFVYASTTLVNGNPFLAVYIAGIIIGNRSFVHKRSNVRFMDGIAWLMQIVMFLTLGLLVFPSKIPGVALTGIAFSIFIMLAARPAAVFLSLIGFKVDWKEKILISWVGLRGAAPIILATFPFAKQLPESEMIFNLVFFTVLTSLLIQGTTIPFAVQLLGLQAPLEHRASYPFEFENKEQSDTQLVEYIVPYGSASVGKFVYELDFPENSLITMIYRGDSHLVPTGKTKMEDGDVLLVLTPAGAEEKIREILSRMGERKEL; via the coding sequence GTGGACCTGCTTAATCTTACTTTCGAGTTTCAGATTCTCGCTCTCTCCAGCTTAATCATTTTAAGCATCGGTTTGCTGCGTGTGTCCACCAAGTTCGGAGTTCCTTCTCTACTCATCTTCCTTACCATAGGGATGCTCGCAGGTTCCGATGGAATTTTAAATATCTGGTTCAACGATGCGGACCTAACTCGCAAGATAGGTTCCATCGCTCTGGCATTTATTTTATTCTCCGGCGGTCTGGAAACGGATTGGGAAAAAGTAAGACCTATTCTTTGGAAAGGAATTTCTCTCGGGACGGTCGGGGTCTTATTGACCTGCGTCTTCGTCGGTCTCTTTTCCACATTTATTCTTGGATTCGATCCGATTATCGGATTTCTTTTAGGAGCGGTCGTTTCTTCCACCGATGCCGCGGCAGTGTTCAACGTTTTACGTACGAGTAACACCGGTATGCGCAAAGGCTTGACTTCCTTATTGGAATTGGAGTCGGGCAGTAACGATCCTCTCGCGGTTCTTTTAACCGTTTCCGTTTTGAGCTTTGTGGGAAGTAACGCTCCTAGCTGGGAAATTTTGGCTTGGGAAATTTTCCAACAGTTCAGTATCGGTATTTTACTAGGACTCCTTCTAGGTTACTGGATCTATCGAGGGATGAATAGAATCAAACTGGATTACGAGGGTTTGTATCCGGTTCTTCTTTCCGCATCGGTATTATTCGTATACGCCTCCACTACTTTGGTGAATGGAAACCCGTTCTTGGCGGTGTATATAGCGGGTATCATCATCGGAAATCGTTCGTTTGTGCATAAACGAAGTAACGTTCGTTTTATGGACGGGATCGCATGGTTGATGCAGATCGTGATGTTCCTTACGCTAGGTTTGCTGGTTTTTCCTTCCAAGATTCCAGGAGTCGCACTTACCGGAATTGCGTTCTCCATTTTCATTATGTTAGCGGCTCGACCCGCGGCGGTATTTCTTTCCCTGATCGGTTTCAAAGTGGATTGGAAGGAAAAGATTCTAATCTCTTGGGTGGGATTGCGGGGAGCTGCGCCGATTATTCTCGCGACTTTTCCTTTTGCGAAACAGCTTCCCGAGTCCGAGATGATTTTCAATCTAGTATTCTTTACGGTCTTGACTTCTCTTTTGATCCAAGGGACTACGATTCCTTTCGCAGTACAGCTCTTGGGATTGCAGGCTCCCTTGGAACATAGAGCCTCTTATCCTTTCGAATTTGAGAACAAGGAGCAGAGCGATACCCAACTAGTGGAATACATCGTTCCGTACGGTTCCGCATCCGTAGGCAAATTCGTATACGAATTGGATTTCCCGGAGAATTCTCTCATAACTATGATCTATAGGGGAGATTCTCATTTGGTTCCCACAGGTAAGACCAAAATGGAAGATGGAGACGTTTTATTAGTGCTGACTCCCGCCGGAGCCGAGGAGAAGATTCGAGAAATTCTCTCCAGGATGGGCGAGAGAAAAGAACTTTGA
- a CDS encoding ABC transporter permease subunit, whose translation MFEEAKRFLIFAVFLSAVSVFFSELRSLNKEFLNADSGIRAEDNVTLEENRFLDRYIRFWKGLLTLDMGKTESGDPVLSHIASRFWPTAHLSLFAILTATLSSVGLALFSLKPGFSFLRDALSFLSKLILSTPVFVVAVFLLVVFFAILGWLPPGGYEDWNSSYVILPGIALGSRVFARIFLFATKLGEDEEKSGYITVLEARGYSKNRILFRHILLKIFPVLLILILLDLSSLLSGAIVVEEIFFFPGIGKSMYHAIRVMDSGLLAALLFYSGAVFYLLTRISERVRDRLLGWEASA comes from the coding sequence TTGTTCGAAGAGGCCAAGAGGTTTCTAATATTTGCGGTGTTCTTATCCGCAGTTTCGGTTTTCTTTTCGGAACTCAGATCCTTGAATAAGGAATTTCTCAACGCCGATTCCGGTATCCGCGCCGAAGACAATGTAACTCTAGAAGAAAATCGTTTCCTAGATCGTTACATTCGCTTTTGGAAAGGGCTATTGACCCTGGATATGGGAAAAACCGAATCCGGAGATCCGGTCTTATCCCATATAGCTTCCCGGTTTTGGCCCACCGCCCATCTTTCTTTATTTGCGATACTTACGGCTACCTTGTCCTCCGTCGGACTGGCCTTATTTTCTCTGAAACCGGGATTTTCATTTTTAAGGGATGCTTTAAGCTTCCTGAGTAAATTGATCCTTTCCACTCCGGTTTTCGTCGTGGCTGTCTTTCTTTTGGTGGTCTTTTTTGCGATATTGGGATGGTTGCCTCCCGGAGGATACGAAGACTGGAATAGTTCCTACGTGATTCTTCCCGGAATCGCCTTGGGCTCCAGAGTCTTTGCGAGAATCTTTCTCTTTGCGACCAAATTAGGAGAGGACGAGGAAAAGTCCGGTTATATCACCGTGCTTGAAGCTAGAGGATATTCCAAAAATAGAATATTATTTCGGCATATTCTTCTGAAGATATTTCCGGTACTCCTGATACTTATTCTACTGGATTTGAGTTCCTTACTCTCCGGAGCGATAGTTGTGGAGGAGATCTTTTTCTTTCCGGGAATAGGAAAGTCCATGTATCATGCTATCCGGGTCATGGATTCCGGATTATTGGCCGCCTTATTGTTTTATAGCGGAGCCGTATTCTATCTCCTTACTAGAATTTCCGAAAGAGTTCGGGATCGTCTACTCGGCTGGGAGGCCTCCGCGTGA
- a CDS encoding PTS sugar transporter subunit IIA — translation MNQLLALLKPETVIFEIEGASKEEVISQLLRKAVDSGLIGSDDKDPVYESLLAREKSMSTGIGSGVAIPHCSVNLVDELKCVMGLSRKGIDFDAIDHLPVHIFILLIVPKSKFQEHIKTLAQIAKTLNVKEDREKLIHAQDFEDIRKAFSA, via the coding sequence ATGAATCAGCTCCTCGCTTTACTTAAGCCAGAGACTGTAATTTTTGAGATAGAAGGTGCCTCCAAGGAAGAAGTGATTTCTCAACTTCTCCGGAAGGCGGTGGATTCAGGTTTAATCGGGTCGGACGATAAGGATCCCGTTTACGAATCCCTTCTAGCTAGAGAAAAATCGATGTCTACAGGGATCGGAAGCGGTGTCGCTATTCCGCATTGTTCCGTCAATCTGGTGGATGAACTCAAATGTGTGATGGGTCTCTCCCGAAAGGGCATCGACTTCGACGCTATAGACCATCTACCCGTGCATATTTTCATTCTACTCATCGTACCTAAATCCAAATTCCAAGAACATATCAAAACGCTCGCTCAAATCGCCAAAACACTGAACGTGAAAGAAGATCGCGAGAAATTGATTCACGCTCAAGACTTCGAAGATATCCGAAAAGCCTTTTCGGCTTGA
- a CDS encoding membrane protein yields the protein MERLKLIFANRNVWPILFLFCILSYFNAWLSDDSFISFKVVDNFVQGNGLRWNIDERVQVFTNPLLVLFLSPFYFLYKNIVFWSFLSSFLFGAITLLLLWRMASSRISFWIGVFFLFSSRAFFDYIYSGLENSLNYCLEAAFFLYYWKEKPENKSNLPILVGIASIGIVSRIDFFLIFLLPLCLELHKVWKSGGIDGKLLGKSFLFSFPAILWFVFSAVYYGSLLPNTYYAKTNVLDSRSDLILQGLQYYSFQFRWDSISLFFPILLVSLTAFSGKNVRPLIVSFLFGIPYLLYILLVGGDFMAGRFFTYVILLLGIGMVRLPDLGPKASMGIVSILFLYNILFPSPFRQVRSQASGNPWILGEEQIADEKLWYFPATGLFRLGKEDSLLHDLASKKELPEPRKVLVKNMVGISSFSLSSSVHVIDVLGLGDPLLARIPGRGKRAGHRYRALPQGYVESLEQNKNLIVDPDLKEYYDSLLILVRGDLWDIKRWGLFLKFQFGEYRKYVKPYSVDSEKKIGE from the coding sequence ATGGAGAGACTAAAACTGATATTTGCAAACCGGAATGTTTGGCCTATATTATTTCTTTTTTGCATTCTTTCCTATTTTAACGCCTGGCTCTCCGACGATTCTTTCATTAGTTTTAAGGTGGTGGACAATTTTGTCCAAGGAAACGGACTCAGATGGAATATAGACGAGAGGGTTCAGGTATTCACGAATCCGTTATTGGTCCTGTTCCTTTCGCCCTTTTACTTCCTGTATAAGAATATAGTTTTCTGGTCTTTCTTGAGTTCCTTTCTTTTCGGAGCTATTACCTTGCTACTTCTATGGAGAATGGCGAGTTCCAGAATTTCCTTTTGGATAGGAGTGTTCTTTCTATTCAGTTCCCGTGCCTTCTTCGATTATATTTATTCCGGTCTGGAGAATTCGCTGAATTATTGTTTAGAGGCGGCTTTCTTTTTATACTATTGGAAAGAGAAACCGGAGAATAAATCGAATCTGCCGATTCTGGTCGGGATCGCTTCTATAGGAATCGTTTCCCGAATCGATTTTTTTCTGATCTTTCTTTTGCCGTTATGTTTAGAACTTCATAAAGTATGGAAGTCAGGGGGGATCGACGGTAAACTTTTAGGAAAGTCTTTCTTATTCTCCTTTCCCGCGATTTTGTGGTTCGTATTTTCCGCGGTTTATTACGGTTCCTTGCTTCCGAACACATATTATGCAAAGACAAACGTTTTGGATTCTCGTTCGGATCTGATTTTGCAAGGACTCCAATACTATTCTTTTCAATTCCGTTGGGACAGTATCTCCTTATTCTTCCCGATCCTTCTGGTCTCCCTGACTGCGTTTTCCGGAAAAAACGTCCGGCCCCTGATCGTTTCCTTTCTATTCGGAATTCCGTATCTGCTATATATTCTCCTTGTAGGGGGAGATTTCATGGCAGGGAGATTCTTTACATACGTGATTCTTCTTTTAGGGATCGGGATGGTTCGTCTTCCGGATCTTGGGCCTAAGGCTTCGATGGGAATCGTTAGTATTTTATTCTTATATAATATATTGTTTCCCAGTCCTTTTCGTCAGGTTCGATCTCAGGCCTCCGGCAATCCCTGGATATTGGGCGAAGAACAGATCGCCGACGAGAAGCTATGGTATTTTCCTGCCACGGGTCTTTTTCGACTGGGTAAGGAAGATTCTCTTCTTCACGATTTGGCTTCCAAGAAAGAATTGCCCGAGCCACGTAAGGTGCTCGTGAAGAATATGGTGGGTATCAGCTCCTTCTCTTTGTCCTCTTCCGTGCATGTAATCGACGTTTTGGGCCTGGGAGATCCTCTTTTGGCCAGAATTCCTGGAAGAGGAAAAAGAGCCGGTCATAGATACAGAGCGCTGCCGCAAGGATATGTGGAGAGCTTGGAGCAGAATAAGAACCTAATCGTAGATCCGGATCTGAAAGAATATTACGATTCTCTGTTGATATTGGTCCGAGGCGATCTTTGGGACATTAAAAGATGGGGTCTTTTTTTGAAATTCCAATTCGGAGAATATAGGAAATACGTTAAGCCGTATTCCGTAGACTCGGAAAAGAAGATCGGCGAATAA
- a CDS encoding ATP-binding protein, giving the protein MDSIYVKISILLSFLMLANCDRLETTRVSGGILHAKNWNPKESSILLVGEWEIFPSQFTASESLDFKQKPESLFVNVPAVWNDVKKDGKELFPKGKGFATYRLRLTLPPDSPDLMLQIPDQGTSYSVYADGKLLQRTGKTGKSAEESIPFLGSSIVVLPGTTQELDVEISNFKHIYGGLWYAPKLGTEDNILKEHHANMAMEIATSSSVLVLAIYQIAAFLRSRKEKAPIYFAVFSLAGVLRFFLTGNRLFNSAFPEIPWEISYRLEYLSTYALCSGFLGYLAASFPKDFHPKTELYSIGIFSVFGFSAAFLPVEIYANLLIPYQFVIAGGGIYTLIGCVKSVLNRRPGSILVLAGVAFIILAGINDILVSHYILNSRYILAPALFLFIFSHSLEFSISFSRAMEAAKSASVELEGQVQLRTKQLTVAKEKAESEAKFRYDFLATMSHEIRTPLNGLLGTASLLSESPLNPEQKEYAEIIQVSGENLLHLVNQFLDLSKIENHRFSLEIIPFDPFAVLQKAARVVKARAEEKRIIVDISYPDHHPGIFLGDEGRIQQVLLNLLSNAVKFTGSGGKVSLGVRFFGQDQFSRILEFWVEDDGLGIPADKASSLFEPFVQGDSSVARKFGGSGLGLTISKKLVELMGGSIRFTSEPEKGSKFSFLIPFPQEDEKQEWEEEIKSPSPNFPRQNILLVEDQDFTRKVASEMLNRLGMTVTAVANGTDALACIESGKYNIILLDIDLPEITGTELAARIKETQKICPVLVAWTAHALPGSEESFRSLGFDYYLKKPSLQKDWEKFLESYLQSSQGKTESY; this is encoded by the coding sequence ATGGATTCCATATACGTTAAAATTTCCATTCTTCTCTCTTTCCTAATGTTAGCAAATTGTGATAGGTTAGAGACTACCCGCGTGAGCGGCGGGATCCTACATGCTAAAAATTGGAATCCTAAGGAGAGTTCCATTCTTCTCGTGGGAGAATGGGAGATCTTTCCTTCCCAATTTACAGCGTCCGAATCTTTGGATTTTAAACAAAAACCAGAGTCTCTTTTTGTAAACGTTCCCGCCGTTTGGAACGATGTCAAAAAGGACGGAAAGGAACTTTTCCCTAAAGGAAAGGGATTCGCCACTTATCGTCTCCGCTTAACGCTACCGCCGGACTCACCGGATCTAATGTTGCAGATTCCGGACCAAGGCACGTCATACTCGGTTTATGCCGACGGAAAGCTTTTGCAAAGAACAGGTAAAACGGGCAAAAGTGCGGAAGAATCGATTCCGTTTTTAGGTTCCTCCATCGTGGTTCTGCCCGGAACCACCCAAGAATTGGATGTGGAAATATCCAATTTTAAGCATATCTACGGAGGACTTTGGTACGCTCCGAAGCTTGGAACCGAAGATAATATATTAAAAGAACATCATGCAAATATGGCGATGGAAATCGCCACTTCCTCTTCCGTCTTAGTCCTGGCGATTTATCAAATCGCCGCTTTCCTGAGATCCAGAAAGGAAAAGGCTCCGATTTACTTCGCCGTATTTTCTTTGGCGGGGGTCTTACGATTCTTCCTGACCGGAAACAGATTGTTCAATTCCGCGTTCCCGGAGATTCCTTGGGAGATTTCTTATCGTCTGGAATACCTGAGTACTTACGCGCTATGTTCCGGATTCTTAGGATATCTGGCCGCCTCTTTCCCGAAAGATTTCCATCCGAAAACGGAATTATATTCCATCGGTATTTTCTCCGTTTTCGGATTCAGCGCCGCGTTTCTTCCAGTGGAAATCTACGCGAATCTACTTATACCTTATCAATTCGTGATCGCGGGAGGAGGCATCTACACTCTTATAGGATGCGTAAAATCCGTCTTGAATCGTAGGCCGGGATCCATACTTGTTCTCGCCGGAGTCGCCTTCATCATCCTGGCGGGGATCAACGATATATTAGTTTCCCATTATATTCTAAACAGTCGATACATTCTCGCTCCCGCACTCTTCCTATTCATATTCTCCCATAGCCTGGAATTCTCCATCTCCTTTTCCAGAGCGATGGAGGCCGCAAAGTCCGCGAGCGTGGAGCTGGAAGGACAGGTCCAGCTAAGAACCAAGCAATTGACCGTGGCCAAAGAAAAGGCGGAGTCGGAGGCAAAATTCCGATATGATTTTTTAGCGACCATGAGTCACGAAATCCGGACTCCTTTGAACGGATTACTGGGCACCGCAAGCCTTCTTTCCGAGAGCCCTCTCAATCCGGAACAAAAGGAATACGCGGAGATCATCCAAGTTTCGGGAGAGAATCTTTTGCATCTGGTAAACCAGTTTCTAGATCTTTCTAAAATCGAAAATCATCGATTCTCTTTGGAAATTATCCCTTTCGATCCATTTGCGGTCTTGCAAAAAGCGGCAAGAGTGGTCAAAGCCAGAGCGGAAGAGAAAAGGATCATCGTAGATATCAGTTATCCGGACCATCATCCCGGAATTTTCCTAGGTGACGAAGGAAGAATCCAACAAGTTCTTCTGAATCTCTTAAGCAATGCAGTCAAGTTTACCGGATCGGGTGGTAAGGTCTCCCTAGGAGTAAGATTTTTCGGGCAAGACCAATTTTCCAGAATACTGGAATTCTGGGTAGAGGACGACGGCTTGGGCATTCCGGCCGACAAGGCTTCTTCATTATTCGAACCTTTCGTACAGGGAGATTCCTCGGTAGCTCGCAAGTTCGGCGGTAGTGGACTAGGACTCACCATATCCAAAAAACTCGTAGAACTCATGGGGGGAAGCATACGATTCACAAGCGAGCCGGAAAAAGGATCCAAATTCTCCTTTCTGATTCCCTTCCCTCAAGAAGACGAAAAACAAGAATGGGAAGAAGAAATAAAATCCCCCTCTCCTAATTTCCCTCGCCAAAATATACTCTTAGTCGAGGACCAGGATTTCACAAGAAAGGTCGCTTCGGAAATGCTAAATAGACTCGGTATGACCGTAACGGCGGTGGCCAACGGAACCGACGCTCTGGCTTGCATCGAATCAGGAAAATATAATATAATTCTATTGGATATAGATTTACCCGAAATTACCGGAACGGAACTCGCCGCAAGAATCAAAGAGACCCAGAAAATCTGCCCTGTTTTAGTCGCCTGGACGGCACACGCTCTCCCCGGCTCCGAGGAATCCTTTCGCTCCCTCGGATTCGACTATTATCTCAAGAAACCTTCCTTGCAAAAAGATTGGGAAAAATTTTTGGAATCCTATTTGCAATCCTCGCAGGGGAAAACGGAATCTTACTAA